GTGCACACAAGCTTAcctttcagttttttgttttgcatttatttgcttttcttttcctttgcTCCAATTTGCGTAAATCCAATTGCGAGTTAAGGTTTTGTAATAGTTGTGGGGGCACACTTGACACTTTTACACCAACcgaattattgtatatttaacaaTTGCGCTGTATTTGTTAAATCTGTCACACAATTTGATTGTTAACCGTTCAAAACACGCGCAGGCGTTACGAGTTCAATACCGAACCAATTGCAGAGCAGCTTGCCCAAGCGATTGCCAACCGAACGCATCGAAGTACAAAACTCAACTGACTCGGCTGTGTTCGCACACACGCGCGACACGACGCGCCACGCTCAAAAGCTCCCCCTGCGCTGACGTGAGCGTCAAAGCTCGCAGAGCATAATTTGCATGCCGCGCTCAAAAGCTCTGCGCTgccaataaaatcaaaacctTAGCTGAGCTTGCTCCCCCTTCAGAGTTAGTGTCagtgttgttgtattttgtgcttttctgtagtagttttgtattttattcataaGTTTAGCTCTATTGCtttgtaatttgaattaaatgtaaaaactctctttaatgaaatttcaacGAAAAAATGCGTGTGTTAATTTGAATGCGATAAACAATTGCACTGGACATCAATCAGATTAGGTTTATAAACTTTAGGCTCGTTCCTTTCTAAGGTAAAACAAAGGGAATTTTTGTGGTGAGTTTTGTGTGGTTTGtttacaatatcaatatatatatatatatgtatgtatataataaacaatatttatgccGTAATACCAATAATATCAGTTATGATCAGACGTTCTAGACGTTAAGTAAAATGCTTTATCTGCTCTTTAACTTTTTGCTTAGTTATTTGAGTAATTTTgttaagtttaaattttttttgttttttctcaatttcttttttttgcttaggTTTTGCTGCATCTTAATTAGCGTTGTGTTGTTTGTCTTTAGTATGGCgcttttacatttaataattgaatggAGTGGAGCCTTTAGACCTGACCCATATCATCCACAGCCACGGCACAGAGCACATACATCATTCCAGCGCTGAGCAATGCGGTCACAGGCACAGTGACTATCCAGGCATAGGCGATATTCCGGAACAGATGCCAATCCACACTGCCATCCTCCATGGGTTGTCCAGTTGCTTcagctgcctgctgctgttgttctccCTGCTGTTGATGATCCTGTTGCTTCTTGCGTCCCGCGGCACTCACGTGTCCCACAAAGACCACTGACCCGACCTTACAGTGTGTCGTCGAAATGGGCAAACCAATTTTGCTGGCCAGCAGTACGGTGATGGCAGCGCCTATTTCAATAGTAAAGCCACTAAAAAAGATACCCGAATTAGttaattgctttttatatCGAGTGAAATCACTTACGTTGATGAGGTGATCTTGGTTAGATCGTTGCCAATGGTCTCAATGACGCGTCGTCCCCACAGCCACAGACCCACGGAGATGCCAACGCCACCGTagatcaaaatataaatgggACTCTCCGCCCGCTGCATAACCGAACCCTCGCGATAGATCATATAGAGCGCAATAAGCGGTCCAATTGCGTTGCTCACATCATTGCCGCCGTGCGCAAAGCTGCCAAAGGTCGCAGTAAGAATCTGCAGGAATGAGAAGAGCATGGAGACCTCTTGGGTTTCCTCGCCACTGCTGGCACGTTGTCCAGCCTCCCGTTTGaactcctcctcctgctcgtGAAGCGCTTCCTTGCTCTCAATCAGCGGCACCTTGCTCGAATTGGGCGACAATGTGGAGCTGATCATGAGATCCAAACTGCCCCCACTTTCCACCACCTGCAGATTATTATtgccagctgctgcagttgctcccgctggcgttgctgctgctccgctTGCCACCTGCAGCTGCGTCTGCTTGTGCTCCTCCTTGGGTGACTGGATGCGCTTGAAACATTCCTGCAGCTTGCGAccgttttgctgttgctgcagctgctgctgctcatcgaTGTAGTTCAAACTGGTGACGGTCAGATCGGTGTTATCCAAGCTAGCCTTGCCCAGCAGATCCTCAGCCTTGCGTATGAGCTCGGGATTGATTTTATAGTCTTCGGCAGGCGCATTATTATTCTTGGCCGCAAGTCCGAATGGCGCCAACTTAAAGGTCTTTGGCGAATTGTCGCTGAGCGAAACGAGTTCGGTGATTTCGGCAATGGCTGGCAATGGTTTTCCCTCGCTGACCAGCGAAAGTGGACGGCGTTGCTTCTTGGGGCTGCCAGAAGGCGATGATTCTgcaattcaattcgattcgattATTAACTAGATTGAGACAAGGGCTATTTTGTCGACATTTACCCACAGAGTCCTCGAAATTGAACTTGACTGGATTCTGTGCCCTGAGCTGTTTGGCAATGGAACGGCGTTGCAAAGGCACCACGACCAGCTGCGTCAGCAGCGCCACCACCAGGGACAAGCCCACGCTGGCCGTTAATGCTATCCAAGTTGGTATGTTGTCCATATAGAGCACTTAATGAAGCGACAAATGGAGCACGATTAGCTAGAGACAATAGAATAGAAGCAGCTTCAACTTACATTTGGGTCCATCCAGAACCACACTAATCACATTGATGAAGAACGTGACGCCATAGAAAATAGGCAGTGATCGAAAGCCAGCCTTGAGCGGTTCCTTGGCACGCAGAATGAAACGGCGTATGGCCAGAAAGAGCAGAATGCTCACAATGCCGCTCATCACCGGCGATATGAACCACGAGCCCACGATGGTGCCCAGCGTTGACCACTTGAGACCCTGCACGCCACGTGCAACCAGCGAGAATCCAATGGTGGAGCCAACAATACTGTGCGTACCCGATATGGGCAACTTGAGGAACGTGGCCACCAGCAGCCAAACGGCGCTGCTTGCTAGAGCCGCAACACAGCCCAGCATCAGCACCTCCTCGGAGCCTTCGTAGAGACCCACCTCAAGGATTCCCTTGCGCATCGTGTCCGACACCTTGTAGCCTATTAAACAAAGCATTTAATAAGTGCATTTTCGATTTGATTAATCCAATAAATTGTGAGCTTTTGCTAAAGCTTCATAATTAGTTGCAGTAAAAAGGAGCTTGCAGTTAAACCATTTAAGGAGCGAATTTTCGATTTGATTAATCCAAAAAATTGTGAGCTTTTTCTAAAGCTTCACAATTGGTTACCGTAAAAAGGAGCTTACAGTTAAATGTTATAAAGTATTTAGAAGgggctttttattttttgaactTTATCCAAAGCTTTCAAGTTATCAATGAGCTTTCAATACATGacttttgattattttaatcCAACAAATATTGAGCTTCAAATAATATGTATTGACCCCAATAtaggtaaataaaatattgagtTTCGTCCCTTGAAAGCTCGCTTTTGAAAACGATACAATTGTATACAAATTTACAGTTCTTCCCCAACTTACCTATTAAAACGGCTCCCGAAATCTCACAGATGGTGGCCAAAACGCAGGCTTGTCGTATGGTAAGAACGCCGGATCCCACGCTAGTGCCGAAGGAGTTGGCCACATCGTTGGCGCCGATGCCAAAGGCCAAAACGAATGCAATGAGAAAGCCGATAACGACCATCCAAAGCAAATCTGGCGAGTAGCTCTCCATGTTTGTTCTTGGTGCTTATTGTTAATGTAAATTGCAGCTCttcttcttgttattgttagttGTAGTTAAGAACTCTAAGTACTCTTATattgaaaaagcaaaagacaaaaacacCCGAACTACTCTCTCACACTTTGCTACGTTAAACCGTCTGAACTGAACTTGggtttgttatttgtttttgttttttttttaaggggAAATAAATACTGGGggtttgtgttttgtgcaaGAAACAAACGTGTTTTTGggataaattataaaatacaatacactacaataataaatgatatatacgaaaaataagcttaaatgttaataattgaaaagttcTTTTCAAATATTCTCTAAACAGCCATATTTGCGCTTAGActtcattgttgttattttcattatgaaaattgaagtACACTTGCGTTGTGGCAGGACACACACCCACTCGGACAGACGATTTTTAAAAGATTAGGGTCTTTAGCCTCTCCGTTCTTTGTGCTGAGAACAAAGTCTCAGCTGcctgcctaaaagtatgcaaataaattaattaaaactaacaCAAAACTTAGTGTGGCAACACTGGACACTGATActgataataaatataataaaaagcttctctcgctctctctgtgtctctccctctcgtaACTTTCGCACCGTATTCGGTTAAAGAAAAAACTTCTGATTGGACGCACGTTAACTCCAACTAAAGCTTAACCCCTCGTTGGCTAACCAAGTGTGTAacaatttgtgttgtttttgttgttgttcttattgtagTTCGCCGCCGActggatgttgttgttgttattgttgtagttgtttaaGTGGAGTTTAGTGTTGAAAAGAAGTTTCTTGTTATGTTGAATAGGAGCTGATTTTAGTCGAGTTGGTAAACTGCAAAGATTGGACGAAAAATGGGTTAGtcttaggttaggttaggatTTGTTAAGTTCACATTACTATTTACCTGACGTTTAGGACAGCATAATTGTTTCCACGTCAGAGAGATATTCACCATGTCTGTAAggttacaaaaataattgttaattgcattataatttgcatttagaaAATTATACATCTTAAAGTCAATCGAGGTATGAATAGTGAAGGTTATCTTAAAGTTAACAAAGTATTTTCAAACTCTGTgcaattttctattaaaaaataaaattgatggGAATTAGAATGGTTGAGAATCTGCATCAAACCAGTTTCGACATTTTTCTCAGTGCgcttttcaattgaaaaatgaaatggaaaattgcatcacatattgtttaaattgctacaaatttcttttgtatatttttaggtcGTAACCCACTGAGCACGTGATCCAAGTTTATTTGAATAGCTAATTTCGTCGTGGCACTtccaaagcaaaaaaaaaatggcaattgAAAACATGTTCGTAATTGCTCGCTTTTCATTTGTCATTGTTAACTTTACTTTTCCCTTCACCCGCTACAGGGATCGATAGATAGTTAAATTGCTAGATTGGGGTTTGCTATTTCTCTATTTATTAAAACACATGTAAATGCAGAACTATACGCTgatatgttattttttaagttaaagcCAAAATGCGAGacttaattttaagaaaatacaataaaaatggaaagaaTTTAGTTATTTCCAGCAAAAATATGAGAATCTTtgaatgataataaaaaatgtaaataactAAGAATATATTTAGGTATTTGCAGAAAAAATCTGAATCTTGGAATTCTAATAAATACAatggtatt
This is a stretch of genomic DNA from Drosophila albomicans strain 15112-1751.03 chromosome 3, ASM965048v2, whole genome shotgun sequence. It encodes these proteins:
- the LOC117572565 gene encoding sodium-dependent phosphate transporter 2; protein product: MESYSPDLLWMVVIGFLIAFVLAFGIGANDVANSFGTSVGSGVLTIRQACVLATICEISGAVLIGYKVSDTMRKGILEVGLYEGSEEVLMLGCVAALASSAVWLLVATFLKLPISGTHSIVGSTIGFSLVARGVQGLKWSTLGTIVGSWFISPVMSGIVSILLFLAIRRFILRAKEPLKAGFRSLPIFYGVTFFINVISVVLDGPKLLYMDNIPTWIALTASVGLSLVVALLTQLVVVPLQRRSIAKQLRAQNPVKFNFEDSVESSPSGSPKKQRRPLSLVSEGKPLPAIAEITELVSLSDNSPKTFKLAPFGLAAKNNNAPAEDYKINPELIRKAEDLLGKASLDNTDLTVTSLNYIDEQQQLQQQQNGRKLQECFKRIQSPKEEHKQTQLQVASGAAATPAGATAAAGNNNLQVVESGGSLDLMISSTLSPNSSKVPLIESKEALHEQEEEFKREAGQRASSGEETQEVSMLFSFLQILTATFGSFAHGGNDVSNAIGPLIALYMIYREGSVMQRAESPIYILIYGGVGISVGLWLWGRRVIETIGNDLTKITSSTGFTIEIGAAITVLLASKIGLPISTTHCKVGSVVFVGHVSAAGRKKQQDHQQQGEQQQQAAEATGQPMEDGSVDWHLFRNIAYAWIVTVPVTALLSAGMMYVLCAVAVDDMGQV